In Candidatus Zixiibacteriota bacterium, the genomic window AGGCCGGTCATTTCAATCGGGGTATAATACTGAGCCGAGAAATTGTTCTTCAAGGTGCGATAAAGCACCCAGCTGATGGCGACCATCCCGGCAAGCACGTGGATTCCATGTAGGCCGGTCATGGTGAAATAGACGCTGAAAAAGATATGAGGATTACTCCCTTGAACGCCGGTAAAAGTGTAATATTTTCCGGGCAGCTGACCCAGATGAAACTTGTGGCTGTATTCGAAATATTTGACTACCAGGAAGACCGCGGCGCAAGCCAGAGTTATAATAAGAAACCAGATAGTTTTCTTTCGGTCGTTTAGCTGCATGCTTCTTATTGCCAGCGCCATGGTCACGGAGCTTGAAATAAGCACCACCGTATTAAGCGCTCCCAGCTCGACATTCAGAAACTTATGGGCGTTATAAAACATGTCAGGATTCCAGGCGCGATAGATGGCATAAAAACAGAAAAGTCCGCCAAAGAGAAGCACTTCAGTCAAAAGGAATATCCACATTCCCAGTTTGGCTGATTCCTGCTGCTGTTCGACTTCGCTGAAATGATGCGCCAGATAAGCCGGATGTTCTTTGCCGTGGGTCATGCTTTTGCCGGGCTCCCCTCTT contains:
- a CDS encoding cytochrome c oxidase subunit 3 family protein codes for the protein MTHGKEHPAYLAHHFSEVEQQQESAKLGMWIFLLTEVLLFGGLFCFYAIYRAWNPDMFYNAHKFLNVELGALNTVVLISSSVTMALAIRSMQLNDRKKTIWFLIITLACAAVFLVVKYFEYSHKFHLGQLPGKYYTFTGVQGSNPHIFFSVYFTMTGLHGIHVLAGMVAISWVLYRTLKNNFSAQYYTPIEMTGLYWHLVDLIWIFLFPLLYLIG